TACGTGGCCCTGGCCACCTGCCACACCCACACCTGCCATCTCCGTCGCAATGCGAATATTATTAACAAATGTCTTCTGTAATGAATGCCCTTCAAGATGAATCACATTCAGTTAGAATCCCTGCTTGTCAGCGATTCCCACTTGTTAAAAAAGTCATTTATTGTTAATAAGTTACATTTTTAAAGGTAAAAGGGTACCTTATGGCCGATTTGCTGGTTCGATTATACCGGTTGCCTCAAACAGACTGCTCACTGTCTCTATTCGCCGAACAAGGCGTGTCCATCCGAAGGGCGATGGCCTATGAGCGCCAACAAGTCGTCCGGTGGGTGGGCGAAACCTTCAATGCGCTTTGGGCCGGTGAGTGTGAAACTGCTTTCGGACGCCAACCCATCGGCTGCTATCTTGCCGTCAAAAACCGCGCTATCGTGGGTTTCAGCTGTTTAAATTGCACCTTTCGAAATTTCGTTGGCCCTATCGGGGTCGCTTCCGGCGCTCGTGAAGGTGGCATCGGACGAGCATTGCTCCTCGCTTGTCTGGAGGAAATGCGGCTTGCGGGATATGCATACGCTATCATCGGCGATGCCGGTGAACCGAAATTTTTTGAAAAGGCGGCGGGTGCGACGGCCATCAGTGATTCGACCCCCGGGCCCTATCCGCCCAAGCTCAAGTGAGACCTGTTAGTTTGGCCTACCTATTGCATAATTTTTTGCAAGGATCATCGATAAGGTGTGATGGGAGACAGGGTGATGTAATGTTGATGAATGAGAGAAGAGCGGGATTGATCCATGTCGTTTGAAACATTCGTCGCCGGAAGGTTTTTAAAGATTCGAAGCCAACGTAAGCTGGTGCCGGTCATCACGATCCTATCGACGTTAGGTGTCACGGTTGGGGTCATGGTCCTGATCGTGGTCATTGCCGTGATGACGGGGTTTCAGTCAGAGTTGAAACGGCGCATTCTGGATATCGATTCGCATATTACGGTGATGCGTTTCAATGACTGGATCCGAAACCCCAGTCAAATCCTTAGCCAGGTCAAAAATGTCGATGGGGTGGCTTCCGCCGCTCCTTTTGTCTATGCGCACGGCATGCTGCGTTCGGCCGACGGGGTCTCGGGGGTCGTTATCCGGGGCATCGATCCAGAGCGCACCGGCATCCAGGTGAAGGTCAACGGCACAGCGCTCATCGGCGATGTGTTGGCCGCTGCCGC
This Desulfatitalea tepidiphila DNA region includes the following protein-coding sequences:
- a CDS encoding GNAT family N-acetyltransferase, which encodes MADLLVRLYRLPQTDCSLSLFAEQGVSIRRAMAYERQQVVRWVGETFNALWAGECETAFGRQPIGCYLAVKNRAIVGFSCLNCTFRNFVGPIGVASGAREGGIGRALLLACLEEMRLAGYAYAIIGDAGEPKFFEKAAGATAISDSTPGPYPPKLK